The window AATTATGGACGTCACCAAAAAATTACGGTTCAAAGTGACAGTTAAACCATTTCAAACTGTAATTTAAACTGTTCGAAATGACAATTAAATGTTCGAAGTGACAATTAAATTTTGAAGTACAAACTGTAATGTGACTATAAAGAAACTGTAAAaactataatttatttttttgatcaGCATAAAAATCGTAATTTAAACTgtcaaaattataatttcaaactcatatttaaaataataaaactttTTTAACCGAATTAGATGTTTACTACTAACTAATTTGATAAGGAAATGTTTAAATAATGAATTTAAACATAAATAGTTAAAGgttgaagttaaattaaaagtttaaaaaatcTATTGAgacttttttgaaattttatgttaaaaatttgaaaaggcgGAAACAACCTTTTCaaagttgaaaaaaaaaatattttaaaaacacAAACCCGCACTTCcaatttcttaaattttataataaaaaaaataaaaacagagaAACTGGAAGACTAGCTTCCGGTTTCTTTGCAAATTGAAACCGGAAGCTAGCCTTCTAATTTTGAGCCTAGTTAAACAAGTCTTACAGTGggtaaaatgtttaattagaCTCCTAATAAAGAATAATTTTCATTGTAAGTCCCATTTTGGAGCAAAATCCGTtgatatatatgtttttattagattttttttcccGATCAAATCATGAGGTAATCCTTGAAGGTCTGCACTAATGTTGCGGCATCTTTAAGATATGTCCACATCTTCACTAATCCACGTACTAGTTTCAAAtaattttcttttgatttttttattttatttttttatcgtaTTTATTTACTACTTCGCCCATCTACCTCCAAAATTTCGGGTTCCGCCTTGTACCTCTGGGCCAACCCTTGCCTAAGCCCAATTACTTTCCAATATGGTTTAGAGCAGCCAAGCAGCCTACCGGCGCATCGTCGCTGGGATGTTCGTGTGTTGTTGTCATCGTCTCTCTTCTCGCCGGCGCCTCCGTTGTTCACAACATCTATAAGCCTAACCTTGTAATGAATTTCAGTTGCTTTTACTTGTTATTTCACGATTTTATCCTGTAGTGTTGTTGCTTCATCATGCCTATGAAGTGTTTGATAAATTGTCTCAATGACCTTAATTTTGCAGATGCTACCTCCTGTTGTTGAAGACGGTGATGCGCCCAAGAAGAAGCAAACTGAACCTTGAAAGGAATAAACACAATCCCTTCTTATGCGACCTCAGACCTGCGTTTACGACTCACTGATATTCAGTTTACTTCTTGTTAATTCTTTAACTTCTTCTCAATTTTTGCTTCTCTTCTTCAGTTTCCTGTCCCTTGGGTATTAATCAGATTGAAAAATTACTAAGAATTAGCAATTTGCTCCTTCTCTTCAAAATTTCAGACAACTGAATTAAGGACTAACCGAGGTATGTTTATTGTTTCCTGATTCTTAATCACAGGTTTCTGatttgcatttttaatttactACCTCTGAGCacatgtttttgttttgtgtttcctGTTTGTGTTTGTATTTCCTCTTCAATCATCATCTAGATCATCCATAAATGGAGGTggatctttttttttccttttattatgTGGATAAAGAATAGATGTACACTAGTATTTCTCTCCCTGATAAAATTAAATGCCTCAAATTGAGATCCAATAGTAGTAATAATTACATTACTGGAATGACTTGAAATATAACTAATCTGGCAAGGAACAGATTTTGAAAAAACATCCGTTTGTCAGATAAAAGAAATCAATAGTTGTTCCTTTTGCTTTGTGAATGCTTATTAGCATTTTACTCCATTCCAGTTTATGTTTAGATATAAATCTAAAATGAACATTGATGAGAGGATAAGTTCATAGAAGAAAATCATTCAAAAAtaaacatttgttttttttcatggttgattttattttatttttatgtttttatctcttcttctttatggGATGCTGAATTAGTGGTGCTCCTCAAGATATTGTTGTTATATTAATTTGGGTAAACTAAATATCAATGATCTAAATTATCTCTCCTTTATAActactaaaattaaaattgcaaAATGTTGGTGGTACAAAATTTCTCAATTTGTATTTCTAATAGTAATATCTTTGTCTAGGTGTATTAAAACAATGATCCGGCGATTGAATTTGGAGTTTATGAAATCATGCAATCGAAAACTTGGAACTAGATTGCAGCTTTTTGCAAGGGCGGAAAATCGCTGTTTCGTCTCCACTGCAACATCAAAGCGTTCTTTTCAAGACATGGAGTTGTATTCTCTCAACAAAAAGATTGTGCATTTCGCTAGAATCGGACAAATCAATGATGCAAGAACTCTCTTCGATAAGATGGAGCGAAGAAACACTGTCACATGGAATTCAATGATTACCAGCTATGTCAATCGAAGAGAGATAACCAAAGCCAGAAAACTGTTTGATGCAATGCCTCAGAGAGATGTTGTCTCGTGGAATTTGATGATTTCAGCATATGTATTATCGTGTCGTGGGAGGAAATTTGTAGAGGTGGGACGGTACTTGTTTGATCACATGCCTGAGAGGAGCTGCGTTTCTTGGAACACgatgatcagcgggtactgtaAGAATGGGATGATGGAGGAGGCCTTGCAGCTTTTTAACTCTATGCCGGAGCGAAATTCTATCTCCTGCAATGCTATAGTTACTGGTTTCTTACAGAATGGCAATGTGCTTCGTGCAATTGAGTTTTTTGAGACAATGCCAGAGAGGAATGCTTCATCTCTAAATGTACTCGTGGCAGGTCTTATTCAGAATGGAGAACTTGATAAAGCTGCAAGAATTTCGCTTAAATATGGGGAAAACGATTCTGGGAAGCTGCTTGCTTATAATACTTTGATCGCTGGCTATGGTCAGAGAGGAAGGGTTAATGAGGCTCGAAGTCTTTTCGATCAGATTCCATTTTACGGTGACAAGGGAAGAGAGAGCGGTGGGAGGTTTGAGAGAAATTTAATGTCATGGAATACCATGATGATGTGCTATGTAAAGGCTGAGGATATTGTTTCTGCCAGAGAACTGTTCGATCAAATGACAGAACGAGATACTTTTTCGTGGAATACCATGATTAATGGTTACGTTCTCTCATCAAATATGGAGGAAGCCTTGAATCTTTTTTCTGAAATGCCAAATCCAGACACTGTTTCATGGAATTCAATGATCTCTGGGTATGCCCTAAAGGGTAATTTGGAATGTGCTCATGATTTCTTTCAGAGGATGCCTTGCAAGAACTTGATCTCATGGAATTCCATCATTGCTGCGTACGAAAAGAATGAGGATTATGAAGGGGCAGTTGAGCTCTTCATTAGGATGCAAATGGAAGGAGAGAAACCTGATCAACATACTTTATCTTCCCTTCTCGGCGTGTCATCTGGGATCGTCGATGTGCGCCTAGGCTTGCAGATTCACCAGTTGGTCATAAAGACAGTTATTCCGGATGTCCCTCTAAATAACGCTATCATTACCATGTATTCAAAATGCGGGGCAATAACAGTGGCACGTTCCATTTTTTATGAAATGGGAAGTCATAAAGAAGTAAGATCTTGGAATGCAATGATAGGAGGATATGCATCTCATGGTTACGCTACCGAGGCTTTTGAACTCTTCAAATTGATGAGAAGTTTCAATGTACGGCCTACATATATAACCTTTATATCAGTTTTGAATGCCTGTTCTAATGTAGGACTAGTTGATGAAGCTTGTCAGCTATTTAAATCCATGGCTGAATATGGTATTAAGCCAGGGATTGAACACTTCGCATCCCTTGTAGACAATTTGGGTCGGCATGGACAGCTTGAAGATGCCTTAAATTTAATCAATAGCATGCCAGTTGAGCCTGATAAGACTGTTTGGGGCGCATTACTGAATGCTTCAAGGGTCCATAACAATTTAGAGATGGCTCAAGTTGCTGCTAAAGCATTGATGAGAATTGAACCCGACAGTTCAGTTCCATATGTCTTGTTATACAACATGTACGTTGATGTCGGACAATGGGAAAATGCATCAAACATAAGAACAATGATGGAAAAGAATAATATCAAGAAGGAAGCAGCATTAAGTTGGGTAGGTTCCTCCTAGTGATAACTGAAATACACAAATTCAGCATGAGCAGTCCGAATTATTGGTCACTTTTTGAGACGGTATCTTCCAGGCTTGTTCATCGTTTGAAGAGGGTTATCTTCCACCAGTTAATTCTCTGGTTTTATTATGGACCAATGCTCTATTTTCAGCCTTCTTCATGTTGCTATCCATTCAGTGCATAATATAGTTGTCTGCGGAATATTGTCTAGGAGCTTCTTGCTCGGCTTATTTGTTGTCTTCTTCTATTTTATCTAGATTGATGCAGCAGAGCACATATCACAGGTAGTATCATATGAATAAAGATTGCTTGCTTCCCCCTCTTTATTCATCACTATACTAATTAAATATAGCTTTATTTGGTTACTTGTTCTGTAGATCAATGAAGAAGCATGTcctcactttgtaagattgtaTAAAACTATTATACATCCGGGTCAGGTACCTCTGTCTTCTTAATGtttatattttaaactttttcCTTGCATTTTGTATGAACTTATCAATTCTTAGAGAAGAAAAATTGTATTAGTGGTGTAAATTTATTGATAGGAAGTGTCTAATGCATTAAAGAGACGAAGAGAGCGATAGCAATAATCTAATAATAATTAACAAGTTCCATCTTTGGCTCTGAATTCTCATAGTTttgattctttttcttttttaatttattaaatcatCTTATGGATTGTTAAAATTATACAGATCCAAAAGCTGCAAGCTGCTCTTCATAGCTTACCAATGTTACCATAGGAAACCATGAAGCACCATGGCTGGCAACGTCCTATCCACCCATGACAGGTAAATTCGTTTTTTCCTCTGCTTTCTCTTGCAGTGTCTCTGAAATCCGAGCAATTCATGCAGGTAGTTTTCTGCAAGAGATTGATTGAAATGAATGAATACTCATGTATTGAAATCCTAAATGTTAAATTTAGGCCCCATTTGATTGCTGGAAAATATTGTgcagtaaaatatttttctgatttTCTGGTGTTAGTTTGCTTAGGAAAATAAGTCAATGAAAATTTTTAGGTTGGTGAACAGCAAAATTtatgaagaaagtgaggaaaatgTTTTACACTTTTGAGAGTAAAATATTTTCCTAAGCTTTTGGAATACTACCCCATTCCTTTTGACCCTTTTAAAAATAGTAGCTACCCACCACTTCTTCTCGTTTTTCAGTGTTGtcaaacactggaaaatattttatgtTCCGCACAAAATTTTCATTGTTCAATTGCAGATAGTGGGAATGGCAGTTTATAGGCTAGGCTTAAACAACCATGCTATTATAATAGCTATAATGGATGTAGGACAAGATTTTAATTGCTAAACAAATTGAGTACATTGGAAAGTCTGTCTATTCAACTATGTTTTAAGGCATAAGGCTCAATTTAGCCCTTAAACTATGCAATCAAAATCAATTGGATCCCCATTCTTTTAAAATAGCCAATCAAGCCCCTACCCTATTTTTAAATGGACAATCAACCCCCTCTAGTAAACACCGTTAACATCTCAGTTACTGCACTCTGTCATTTTGTGGGTTTGATGTTACCCTTCACATCCATATAGCTTCAAACTTATTAATCAATTCTCCGATAATCATCAAGTTTAAAAATGAGTATCTAGTGCCCATGAATTCCCATTTGCAGCTTCTTCAGTCAATCCTTTCAAACAAAACCCAGATCAGTAAATCAAACTAAATCACAATTTGAGGACCATTTTGATGACTTTTGCTATTGCAAtgaagaataaagaaaatgggGGAAATTCGATTGCAAACTAAAGGAGAGAAGAGTTCAAACAGAGATTATAAAATCAAAGAAAGTGAAGAGAGcaataaattttaattgatttGATCTTGTAGAGAACGAAGTTGAAGTCAACGTCTATACAGGGTGATTATGCTGTCATGACGTAGAGTAGGAATTAAAGGCGGATTATGAGATATTATTTAGATAGTTATTTGTCTTGTTTTATTGCCTTAATAGTTGTTATTACCTATTAGGAGTTTATTATAACAGCTGTGTGATTTGTAACTGCTGCCACGTCAGCACCAGTTTTTCCTATTTAGTCTCTTCCTTAGCAGTGTATGGATATCAGATGAATATTAAGAAATCATACTTTCTCTTTCCTTCTTGCTCTCTTCTCCAAACTCTGTGATTCTCTCCCTATctctctatttcttcttcttctctattcttatcttccctaaactctaTTCTGCCCTAATTACTTCTGTCAGAAATCCCTAATCGTGACATTGATTACGTTTGGAGCCCTGTGACTGCTGGTTAATAAGTTTGAAGCTATGGACGTGAACAGTAATATCAAACCCAAAAAAGCTTCCTAGGTAGACTCATTGCGAAAAAGCTTGAGGTAAGGAAAATGAAAAAGTGCAGTAatctatgaagcacggactctTCCCCGGGGTCGCCGTGGCCGAGTCGGACTCGCCGGACTCGGGGACACGGCGGGACACGGCCGGAAAATGGGACACGGATGGGGACACGGATGGGGACACGGCGGAACACGGGGGGACACGGCTAgggtaaaaaaaagttaaaaattagggttttttttaaaatttttttataaaatttaaggatcaattatgcaatttgTCAAAAATCCTAAATTATAATCTCTATCGCACGAATTAGAATTAGGTCTTCTCTCCTTCCTGCGCAAATCGCGATTTCAACCCCTGTGCTGCGTACATCGCAGTTCTCCTAACATCACGATTTCGTTTTTGTTTGGGAATAATCAGAAACAATTTCTTCTCTcctgggttcttccttctcatgCGCTGCTATTCTTCTCCTGGGTTCTTCTCCTAACATCACGATTCCGATTTGTGATTTAAcatgttttttatatatttttatatctaatatatatataattaattatataaaatttgccgtgtccccgccgcacccgtgtctcatattttctaaaaatgccgTTTGCCGTGTCCGCACCCGCGTCCGCACCcgtgtccgtgcttcataggcAGTAATTATTGAGAGGTAACTGTGTTTACTAGAGGGGCTTGATTGGCTATGGGCTTAGTAATAAGCTGCAATTATCATTCAGCCGATCTTAAACTCATGTATGAATTTGAATCAAGGTGTTGGTTTTCTCTGTAACGATACATGTTTTCATCACATTTGGTGCTTTCTGCTTTCAGAGGATGCTGTTCTTGGTTTGAATTACTACTTGTAATAGGAACTGTCTCGCCCTTCAAGAACCAGTCCAAGTTCCTGAAATAAGGTAGAAAATTAGGCCTACGGTTATTCGAGCAACGAACCACATTTTTGTAGATGTAGCGATTTCAGACTCCTTTGACAACAGATACAACAATAGTCCATTTTCTGTTAATTTTGTGTTGTATTTAACCTGAGCTCAATTAGTGGCTATGTGGAATCAAACGTCACTGCTAATATTGCACGGTTTTAGAGTGGAAATCTGTTCACTCCCAATAACTATAGGCTAAATTTATGTTTAGACATGAAACCAAATTAACACGAAATTGACTGCTATTAATGGAGTCTAAAATTACTCCATCAACAAAACATTGCACGGTTTCATacaacatataaaaccgtgCAATGTTAGCACTAACATGTTGTAAATAAAGCAATTTCAGACTCTACTAATGGCCTATGTTGCCCGGACACGGACACGCGACACGGTATCCGACACGGACACGGACACGGGAAACgtcatttctataaaacacaggACACGGATACGTGGGGGATAcgtgtaaataataaaaatattggggcacatttataaatattaaaaatatatttttatatatgattttttataatataactaaataaatacatataaacgAAATTATAAAACTCTTAACTAAACATAATTAAAGCTTTCCTCCTTAACACTAAAAACCTATTTCTCCAATGTTTTCATTTCTATCTTCAGCAACAAGTAGGGATTCTAGCTCTGGTTCATCTAAAGTGAGTTCAGCAAACTCAAGAACACCTACATCATCCATACTTCCAAATTCATCTCCACCAACATCCCAcatttttgtcttttcactttgaTATTCATCATTGCTCCTTGATAAAAGGCGAAGATTATTGTGGATATATACCAAATCTTGTGCACGTTGTGGGGTTAATTTATTCCTtctaaatgaatgaataaatgAGTAAGTGCTCCAATTTCTTTCAGAACAGGATGAAGAACTAGGTTGTCCAAGCAATTTAAAAGCCAACTTTTGAAGTAAAGGGGCGTTTGAACCAAAACATGCCCACCAACGTCTAGGATCTTGATCATATCTGCTAGAAATAGAATCTGGATCATTAAATGAGCCAGTCTTAAGAGAAAAGTTAGCAAACTCATCGTTGGCTTTCTTTCTTTCATCACCATTAGCAAAGATTCTGCGAAAACATTTGAGTCTTTCTGTTGAAACTTCAGGATCCACATGAGGAGCCATTCTACCTTCTCCCTCTTCAAGCCATTTTTCACTATAGTaccttgaaaaaataaaatttcaaaaagataagAAAACGACATGTAACAAGGAAAAACTAAATATGagaattaatttagaaaatcacCTTGGATTTAGTGAGTGAGCCAAACAATGGAGGGGAGTATTATTCTTTGTCCAACGATCAATAAGGATAGAATGAACCTTATCATAGAAACTAGAAAAATTGTTGAGTCGCTTCTGTTCATGCTCAAAAATAATCTTCTTGACTTTTTCAATCATGGAATCCCACATCTCGTAAACTAAGTGAAGACATGGTTTGTTTGTATCACAAACTCTAATCATGTCATACATAGGTCCAGTGAAAGCAACTATATAATTAAGTTTTTCCCACCAATCATCCTCCAACACTTTCTCACGAACAAATTTAGCTTTCTCTTGATCATCGTCTCGATATTGTGCCCATTCATCACTTAAAACCATAAACTCTAAAGCACGTCTTataagtttaaatcttttaagcATGACAATAATAGAAGCAAATCGAGTATCAGCAACTGCAAGTAACCTCAAAGAGCTAAACTTATTAAACATAGCCAATCTCATAGAATGATTCATTATGAAATTCTTAATCTGTATAGCATCTCCATGAATCACTGTTATCCAATGACACTCTTCATATGTATCTTGATTAATTTCCACATTTTTTGCAGCACATATATTCTTTAAAGCAAGATTTAGTGTATGCACAACACATGGAGTCCAATAGATATGCGGAAACATACCTTCAATGATTTCCCCGGCACCTTTACAATTTCTGGCATTATCAGTTATGACTTGCACCACTTTCTCATGACCAACCTCATTAATAacttctttcaaaatatcagaAATGAATTTTTTATCTTTCACTTCACCCGAGCAATCCACAGATTTATAAAACATTGGACTAGATTCAGTAACAACCATTACATTAATTAATGGTCTCCTTTGTGGATCACTCCATCCATCACTCACAATGCTAACACCCTTCTCAGACCAAGTACTTTTGATAGAGAGTAGTTGTCTATCTATATTTGCCTTCTCTTGTTGAAGCAAGGTGGTTCTCAATTTATTGTAACTTGGGGGTACATATCCACCCAAACTATGATTAGCagccatagttattaaaggcgcatggcgcactaaggcgcaaagggtcctggagccttggcgcatggcgatggcgcgcgccatagcgagacaaggcgcaccgacaaaaataaaaattataaaactataaaactaacataaaaatgcaatgaatactaaatcatgaaaatatcttaagcat is drawn from Euphorbia lathyris chromosome 9, ddEupLath1.1, whole genome shotgun sequence and contains these coding sequences:
- the LOC136207026 gene encoding pentatricopeptide repeat-containing protein At1g62260, mitochondrial, yielding MIRRLNLEFMKSCNRKLGTRLQLFARAENRCFVSTATSKRSFQDMELYSLNKKIVHFARIGQINDARTLFDKMERRNTVTWNSMITSYVNRREITKARKLFDAMPQRDVVSWNLMISAYVLSCRGRKFVEVGRYLFDHMPERSCVSWNTMISGYCKNGMMEEALQLFNSMPERNSISCNAIVTGFLQNGNVLRAIEFFETMPERNASSLNVLVAGLIQNGELDKAARISLKYGENDSGKLLAYNTLIAGYGQRGRVNEARSLFDQIPFYGDKGRESGGRFERNLMSWNTMMMCYVKAEDIVSARELFDQMTERDTFSWNTMINGYVLSSNMEEALNLFSEMPNPDTVSWNSMISGYALKGNLECAHDFFQRMPCKNLISWNSIIAAYEKNEDYEGAVELFIRMQMEGEKPDQHTLSSLLGVSSGIVDVRLGLQIHQLVIKTVIPDVPLNNAIITMYSKCGAITVARSIFYEMGSHKEVRSWNAMIGGYASHGYATEAFELFKLMRSFNVRPTYITFISVLNACSNVGLVDEACQLFKSMAEYGIKPGIEHFASLVDNLGRHGQLEDALNLINSMPVEPDKTVWGALLNASRVHNNLEMAQVAAKALMRIEPDSSVPYVLLYNMYVDVGQWENASNIRTMMEKNNIKKEAALSWVGSS